A genome region from Purpureocillium takamizusanense chromosome 8, complete sequence includes the following:
- a CDS encoding D-arabinose 1-dehydrogenase (NAD(+)) (EggNog:ENOG503NXMU~COG:C) produces MATSLDGQRPALSQVLPPLILGTATFNTQYHPDPTHMPYTDIVRRALEHNIAAFDTSPYYGPSETLLGDALGTLTPPPRREDYFLITKAGRIAGREFDYSPAWIRYSVCRSLERLGTPYLDLVYAHDVEFVSPQEVLAAVQELRSLRDQGLVRYVGISGYPVEVLASLAEMVLEQTGEPLDAVLSYSHFCVQNGTLGRPDYLERFRAAGVECVLNASMLSMGLLTTRGVDNGPQASWHPAPPGLRKACSHLAELAARRGEHLEEVAIRWALENWARIGASLGTVAYPAGVLAEFSGSVDRDGAAVLPPRIGVSVMGVAAVEELEETWQLWKSVVGLASRGDVTTAAAAAARKDQITAIVRDEMWPALGAWKDFAWESGGEGFVNERDVSLKGVVPRDGIAERWGLVASKKVLDSAKI; encoded by the coding sequence ATGGCGACGTCGCTCGATGGGCAGCGACCGGCACTGTCCCAGGTGCTTCCGCCCTTGATTCTCGGGACTGCCACCTTCAACACGCAGTACCACCCCGATCCAACCCACATGCCCTATACCGACATCGTCcgtcgcgccctcgagcacaacatcgccgccttcgatACGTCGCCCTACTATGGGCCTTCCGAGACGCTTCTGGGCGATGCTCTGGGcacgctgacgccgccgccccggcgagAAGACTACTTCCTCATCACCAAAGCCGGACGAATCGCCGGCCGCGAATTCGACTACTCGCCCGCGTGGATCCGATATAGCGTGTGCCGCAGCCTGGAGCGTCTGGGCACGCCGTACCTCGACCTCGTTTACGCTCATGACGTCGAGTTCGTCTCGCCGCAGGAAGTCTTGGCTGCGGTTCAGGAACTGCGCAGCCTGCGAGACCAGGGCCTCGTTCGATACGTCGGCATCAGCGGCTACcccgtcgaggtcctcgcctCCTTGGCCGAGATGGTGCTTGAGCAGACGGGTGAGCCGTTGGACGCGGTGCTCTCATACAGCCACTTTTGCGTCCAGAACGGCACTCTGGGCCGGCCCGACTACCTGGAGCGCTTCCGCGCCGCAGGTGTCGAGTGCGTGCTCAATGCGAGCATGTTGAGCATGGGCTTGCTGACGacgcgcggcgtcgacaatggGCCCCAGGCGAGCTGGCACCCGGCACCGCCGGGCTTGCGTAAGGCTTGCAGCCATctggccgagctggcggcgcggcgcggggagcATCTCGAGGAGGTGGCCATTCGATGGGCGCTAGAGAACTGGGCACGGATCGGTGCGTCCCTGGGCACGGTCGCTTACCCAGCAGGCGTGCTGGCGGAATTCTCGGGGAGCGTGGACCGAGACGGCGCTGCGGTCCTTCCCCCACGTATCGGCGTGAgcgtcatgggcgtcgctgctgtggaggagctcgaggagacgTGGCAGCTGTGGAAGAGCGTTGTCGGGCTGGCAAGCCGAGGTGatgtgacgacggcggcagcggcggcggcacggaaGGATCAGATTACGGCGATTGTGCGAGACGAGATGTGGCCCGCCCTGGGCGCATGGAAGGACTTTGCCTGGGAgagtggcggcgagggcttcgTCAACGAGAGGGACGTCAGCCTCAAGGGCGTCGTCCCCCGGGATGGCATCGCGGAGCGGTGGGGCCTGGTGGCTTCCAAGAAGGTGCTCGACAGTGCAAAGATATGA
- the ARP6_1 gene encoding Actin- protein 6 (COG:Z~SECRETED:SignalP(1-15~SECRETED:cutsite=ASA-AL~SECRETED:prob=0.3032)~EggNog:ENOG503NV2X~MEROPS:MER0002489), giving the protein MKSFLLPIFSGLASAALTCRPDGPVVPKPRLREAATLRDAAANLTRTLDAAVSGTIKAGWPIENVSFSVAVVSRDQEDPGVPLWEYHHLAKRNVNGTKNIGRDSQYLIGSISKVVSDYILLTSGLDVNAPVTKYLPKLRDSKSKVHWDDVTLAMLAGQRSGAPTNYGFSEHYGLKELFLSSGFPPIDDSAYPPCGVLDLNKACTKEELLNGMLSSYPVVAPGERAAYSNIAFTIFIMAVEEATGKTYAQLVEDALAKSLRMNSTRPSPGDDEKAVIPPGENSWGTDFGLNAPGGGLVSTISDLSRFAYAVLTRTTALTPAQTRTWLKPNEYSGSFSAVGKPWEIFRHDNITPEHPHSVTVHGKSGGAQAYRSQLNLLDEYGVGLIVLCAGPMNAITLLNDVVLAGIAPAVDKVAREQADKGYARTFKNRGGKEGGNANTVEVDATFEMDKDSLVVKAMHRNGSDMHAAITQIWNLTMAQFTAELGPTLRLFPTDQDEKTTLDGRQVTREVWRLWPELADWPASDLPAPGTLRDDCVLWMLGDWVHYGEEPMDRFLFYKDDKGEVLGFEAPFLRTGILRPSK; this is encoded by the exons ATGAAGAGTTTCTTGCTCCCAATCTTCTCTGgcttggccagcgcggccTTGACCTGCCGTCCcgacggccccgtcgtccccaagccgcgcctgcgcgaggccGCTACACTGCGCGACGCAGCCGCAAACCTCACCAggacgctcgacgccgccgtgtccgGCACCATCAAGGCCGGCTGGCCCATTGAGAACGTCTCcttcagcgtcgccgtcgtgtccAGGGACCAGGAGGACCCGGGCGTCCCGCTGTGGGAGTACCACCACCTCGCGAAGCGCAACGTCAACGGCACCAAGAACATTGGGCGCGACTCGCAGTACCTCATCGGGTCCATAAGCAAAGTCGTCTCCGACTACATCCTCCTCACTAGCGGCTTGGATGTCAATGCGCCCGTCACAAAGTATCTGCCGAAGCTGAGGGACTCCAAGTCCAAGGTGCACTGGGACGACGTGACCctggcgatgctggcggGCCAGCGGTCCGGCGCACCTACAAATT ATGGATTCTCTGAGCATTACGGTCTCAAGGAGCTGTTTCTGTCGAGTGGATTTCCGCCCATTGATGACTCTGCATATCCTCCCTGCGGCGTGTTGGATCTCAACAAGGCCTGCACAAAGGAAG AACTCTTGAATGGCATGCTCAGCTCCTATCCGGTCGTAGCACCGGGCGAAAGAGCGGCATACTCTAACATCGCTTTCACCATtttcatcatggccgtcgaggaagccACGGGGAAGACTTATGCGCAGTTGGTTGAGGATGCTTTGGCCAAGTCTCTTCGGATGAACAGCACGCGGCCCTCTcctggtgatgatgagaaGGCAGTCATCCCTCCTGGTGAGAACTCTTGGGGTACTGACTTTGGACTTAACGCGCC tggtggtggtcttgTATCGACCATCTCGGACCTCTCGCGGTTTGCCTACGCGGTGCTCACGCGCACCACCGCGCTGACACCTGCCCAAACCCGGACGTGGCTCAAGCCAAACGAATACTCCGGCTCGTTCAGCGCCGTAGGCAAGCCTTGGGAGATTTTCCGCCACGACAACATCACTCCCGAGCACCCGCACTCGGTCACCGTCCACGgcaagagcggcggcgcccaggcaTACCGAAGCCAGTTAAACCTCTTGGACGAGTACGGAGTCGGGCTCATCGTTCTTTGCGCGGGTCCGATGAACGCCATTACGCTCCTCAACGATGTCGTGCTCGCGGGTATCGCGCCTGCGGTGGACAAGGTCGCGCGAGAGCAGGCCGACAAGGGCTACGCCCGGACGTTCAAGAACAGGGGGGGCAAGGAGGGGGGCAACGCCAACACGGTCGAGGTTGACGCAACTTTTGAAATGGACAAGgactcgctcgtcgtcaaggccatgcaTCGCAACGGCTCGGACATGCATGCCGCGATCACGCAGATCTGGAACTTGACCATGGCACAGTTCaccgccgagctgggcccCACGCTGCGCCTGTTCCCCACGGACCAggacgagaagacgacgcTAGATGGGAGGCAGGTGACGCGAGAGGTATGGCGTCTCTGGCCTGAGCTTGCCGACTGGCCTGCGTctgacctgcccgccccgggcACGCTCCGCGACGACTGCGTGCTGTGGATGCTGGGCGACTGGGTGCActacggcgaggagccgATGGACAGGTTTCTGTTCtacaaggacgacaaggggGAGGTGCTTGGCTTTGAGGCGCCGTTCCTGCGAACGGGGATTCTGCGGCCATCCAAGTAA
- a CDS encoding uncharacterized protein (COG:S~EggNog:ENOG503NZDG) produces MLEPQAGLTVEKASEIRTAVTLAAERQDYLDRKLAVMEPAHRVCAETFRKDGLLLPLGYSRKDFAVPNPTFFRDLEAWPLKDSADPLDGWDISHVLATSSGPATSDLYGKLYYFIQHKLKVFVERFMGLSCSLTLYNVDATDLLDHLQVGTLDRVEVSNICDDAYLGVAKTLGYLSPLLRESAANPHATMIMLFMNAVDEGLTEAEGAEDLVASAKVLRNFLPPLCNPQSRYDPAVMRIHMAQSLVRRSDKYFKRLETFLRE; encoded by the exons ATGCTGGAGCCTCAGGCGGGTCTGACTGTGGAGAAGGCGAGTGAAATTCGCACCGCCGTCACTCTCGCCGCCGAACGTCAAGACTATTTGGACCGCAAGCTGGCCGTTATGGAACCTGCCCACCGTGTCTGCGCGGAAACTTTTCGCAAAGACGGTCTTCTGCTACCATTGGGTTACTCGCGAAAGGACTTCGCGGTACCGAATCC AACCTTCTTCCGCGACTTGGAGGCGTGGCCACTCAAAGATTCTGCCGATCCACTAGACGGGTGGGACATTAGCCATGTGCTCGCAACTTCTTCAGGACCCGCCACGTCTGACCTTTATGGAAAGCTCTACTACTTCATTCAGCACAAGTTGAAAGTCTTCGTGGAGCGTTTCATGGGCCTTAGCTGTTCATTAACGTTGTATAACGTCGATGCTACGGATCTCCTGGACCATCTCCAGGTAGGAACACTGGATAGAGTCGAG GTCTCTAATATATGTGACGATGCATATCTGGGCGTTGCGAAAACTTTGGGGTATTTAAGCCCACTCCTGCGCGAATCTGCCGCGAATCCGCACGCGACAATGATCATGCTGTTCATGAATGCCGTGGACGAGGGACTCACTGAGGCTGAAGGAGCTGAGGATTTGGTTGCCTCGGCGAAGGTGCTCAGGAACTTCCTACCGCCACTGTGCAACCCGCAGTCTCGATATGATCCCGCCGTAATGAGAATTCACATGGCTCAGTCACTTGTCCGGCGCAGCGACAAATACTTCAAAAGGTTAGAAACCTTCCTGAGAGAGTAA
- a CDS encoding uncharacterized protein (EggNog:ENOG503NU51~COG:P~TransMembrane:12 (i35-51o84-104i111-129o135-160i172-194o206-225i304-326o338-357i369-392o412-439i451-474o486-504i)), which produces MADTLEKPTEDRRPSAILHTAEDVEHIEAPVTWKAYLLCAFASFGGIFFGYDSGYINGVLGSQIFIDAVMGSGHKAVSESKTSLIVSILSCGTFFGALIAGDVADWIGRKWTVIIGCFIYMVGCIVQMVTSPSNALGPIVAGRLVAGLGVGFESAIVILYMSEICPRKVRGALVAGYQFCITIGIMLASIVVYATKTRTDTGAYRIPIAIQFPWAVILGGGLLFLPDSPRYFVKKGQINKAISALSRVRGQPENSEYVQSEIAEIIANEEYERALIPSTTWFGSWANCFKGGLWQSKSNLRRTILGTSLQMMQQWTGVNFIFYYSTPFLQTTGAIENTFLISLIFTLVNVCSTPLSFWTVERFGRRTILIYGALGMLICQFLVAIIGVTIGFNKTHPDPTNPIGRSADNISAVNAQIAFIAIFIFFFASTWGPGAWIVIGEIFPLPIRSRGVGLSTASNWLWNTIIAVITPYMVGEDKGNMRSSVFFVWGGLCTCAFVYSYFLVPETKGLSLEQVDKMMEETTPRESAKWKPTTTFASTIGAGEYMEKATV; this is translated from the exons ATGGCCGACACGCTTGAGAAGCCAACCGAGGACCGCCGACCCTCGGCCATCCTCCACACCGCGGAGGATGTCGAGCATATCGAGGCTCCAGTCACCTGGAAGGCCTACCTTCTCTGCGCCTTCGCCTCCTTCGGTGGTATCTTCTTCGGTTACGATTCCGGTTACATCAATGGTGTCCTCGGCTCCCAGATCTTCATCGATGCCGTCATGGGTAGCGGCCACAAGGCCGTCTCCGAGAGCAAGACCTCCCTGATCGTCTCCATTCTGTCCTGCGGTACCTTCTTCGGCGCTCTCATTGCTGGCGATGTCGCCGACTGGATTGGCCGCAAGTGGACTGTCATCATTGGCTGCTTCATCTACATGGTCGGTTGCATTGTCCAGATGGTTACCAGCCCGTCAAACGCCCTTGGCCCCATTGTTGCCGGTCGTCTTGTTGCCGGTCTCGGTGTCGGTTTCGAGTCTGCCATTGTCATTTTGTACATGTCCGAGATT TGCCCCCGCAAGGTCCGTGGTGCCCTCGTTGCCGGATACCAGTTCTGCATCACCATCGGTATCATGCTTGCCTCGATCGTCGTCTACGCCACCAAGACTCGCACCGACACCGGCGCCTACCGCATCCCCATCGCTATTCAGTTCCCCTGGGCCGTGATCCTGGGTGGTGGTCTCCTTTTCCTCCCCGACTCGCCCCGTTACTTCGTCAAGAAGGGCCAGATCAACAAGGCTATTTCTGCCCTCTCCCGCGTCCGTGGCCAGCCCGAGAACTCCGAGTACGTCCAGAGCGAGATTGCCGAGATTATCGCCAACGAGGAGTACGAGCGCGCGCTCatcccctccaccacctggTTCGGCAGCTGGGCCAACTGCTTCAAGGGCGGCCTGTGGCAGTCCAAGTCTAACCTTCGTCGCACCATTCTCGGCACTTCGCTCCAGATGATGCAGCAGTGGACCGGTGTCAACTTCATCTTCTACTACTCGACTCCCTTCCTCCAGACCACCGGTGCCATTGAGAACACCTTCCTCATCTCCCTCATCTTCACCCTGGTCAACGTCTGCTCGACGCCCCTGTCTTTCTGGACCGTCGAGCGCTTCGGACGCCGCACCATTCTCATCTACGGCGCCCTGGGCATGCTCATCTGCCagttcctcgtcgccatcatcggcgtcaCCATTGGCTTCAACAAGACCCACCCTGACCCGACCAACCCCATTGGCCGCAGCGCCGACAACATcagcgccgtcaacgcccagatcgccttcatcgccatcttcatcttcttcttcgcgtCCACCTGGGGCCCTGGCGCTTGGATCGTCATTGGCGAGATCTTCCCCCTGCCTATCCGCTCCCGCGGTGTCGGTCTGTCCACTGCCTCCAACTGGCTGTGGaacaccatcatcgccgtcatcacTCCCTACATGGTTGGTGAGGACAAGGGCAACATGAGGTCGTCTGTGTTCTTTGTATGGGGTGGTCTCTGCACCTGCGCCTTCGTCTACTCGTACTTCCTTGTCCCCGAGACCAAGGGACTGTCCCTGGAGCAGGTCGACAAGATGATGGAGGAGACGACTCCCCGCGAGTCAGCCAAGTGgaagcccaccaccacctttgCTTCTACcatcggcgctggcgagTACATGGAGAAGGCCACGGTCTGA